The following are from one region of the Erwinia billingiae Eb661 genome:
- a CDS encoding M48 metallopeptidase family protein produces the protein MSSLIYLQGYPESLLSQVRTLIDQQRLGEVLQKRYPTSHSITSDKALYDYALDLKNQTLRKAPPLNKVIYDSKIKVMKHALGLHTAISRVQGGKLKAKAEIRVATIFKQAPEAFLRMIVVHELAHIKEKDHNKAFYQLCCHMEPEYHQLEFDTRLWLTEQSLRGRDSE, from the coding sequence ATGTCGTCGCTTATTTACCTGCAAGGTTACCCCGAATCCCTGCTTTCTCAGGTCAGAACGCTGATCGATCAGCAGCGTCTGGGGGAAGTGCTGCAGAAGCGCTATCCCACCAGCCACAGCATCACCAGCGATAAAGCGCTGTACGATTACGCGCTGGATTTAAAGAACCAGACCTTACGCAAAGCGCCGCCGCTGAACAAAGTGATCTACGACAGCAAAATAAAAGTGATGAAGCACGCGCTCGGTCTGCATACCGCCATTTCGCGCGTGCAGGGCGGCAAGCTGAAAGCCAAGGCGGAGATCCGCGTCGCCACCATTTTTAAACAGGCACCGGAAGCGTTTCTGCGAATGATCGTGGTGCACGAGCTGGCGCACATCAAAGAGAAGGATCACAACAAGGCGTTCTATCAGCTTTGCTGCCATATGGAGCCGGAATACCACCAGCTGGAGTTCGATACCCGCCTGTGGCTGACCGAGCAGTCCCTGCGCGGACGGGACAGCGAATAG
- a CDS encoding GntR family transcriptional regulator yields the protein MQWDQQALVAGTQPLWWQIAERLRREIEFGGFKQGDVLPSEAALNQVFGVSRTTARAALDKLEQEGLISRRAGKGSIVLPPQVIQPLSQMSSFAEDMRRRGFIASYKTLSARMVTPPAEAAAALGLGEHEKAYAISRLLNADNQPMALSYSWLKPGLFDLHAPPGSDKLDRHSLYDWLEQHCDCRITGAQETIGAALVSSELARRLKVAKGSASLVARRLSHDAEQQPVEYAVVHYRADRYAFAIDLVRT from the coding sequence ATGCAATGGGATCAACAGGCGCTTGTTGCCGGTACTCAACCTCTCTGGTGGCAAATCGCCGAGCGGCTTCGCCGTGAAATCGAATTTGGCGGCTTTAAGCAGGGCGACGTGTTGCCGTCCGAAGCGGCCCTCAATCAGGTGTTTGGCGTCAGCCGCACCACCGCCAGAGCAGCGCTGGATAAGCTTGAGCAGGAAGGGCTGATCAGCCGCCGGGCGGGAAAAGGCTCGATCGTTTTGCCGCCGCAGGTTATCCAGCCGCTGAGCCAGATGTCGAGCTTTGCCGAAGATATGCGCCGTCGCGGCTTTATCGCCAGCTATAAAACCCTCAGCGCCCGCATGGTGACGCCGCCCGCAGAAGCCGCCGCCGCGCTGGGGCTGGGCGAACATGAGAAGGCCTATGCCATCTCGCGCCTACTCAATGCCGATAACCAGCCGATGGCGCTCTCCTACAGCTGGCTGAAACCCGGCCTGTTCGACCTGCATGCGCCGCCGGGCAGCGACAAGCTGGACCGCCATTCGCTGTATGACTGGCTGGAACAGCATTGCGACTGCCGGATTACCGGCGCGCAGGAAACCATCGGTGCCGCGCTGGTCAGCTCGGAACTGGCCCGACGCCTGAAGGTGGCGAAAGGCTCCGCCAGCCTGGTCGCCCGCCGCCTCAGTCACGATGCAGAACAGCAGCCGGTGGAGTATGCAGTGGTGCATTACCGCGCCGACCGCTATGCCTTCGCCATCGATCTGGTGCGCACCTGA
- a CDS encoding 5'-nucleotidase, lipoprotein e(P4) family, which yields MKTTTTLSAAVLMALALSGCAPHKQDAANQLNQQSVMALNWFQQSGEYQALAYQAFNFATLAFDKAPSLTGKPKAVIVDLDETMIDNSAYSAWQVKANQPFADKSWSQWTQAKQATAVPGAVNFANYVNSHGGTMFYVSNRDSKDAAATAANLTQLGFTGVNDKTLRLKSDSSNKQARFDAIKAEGFDVVLYIGDNLNDYGAATWHQGNAQRRAFVNQNNRLFGTQFIILPNPLYGDWESGLGEGYNKLTPEQKLQTRDANLKAWSGK from the coding sequence ATGAAAACCACCACCACCTTAAGTGCCGCCGTGCTGATGGCGCTGGCGCTGTCTGGCTGTGCCCCTCACAAACAGGATGCTGCCAACCAGCTGAATCAGCAGTCGGTGATGGCGCTTAACTGGTTCCAGCAGTCGGGTGAGTATCAGGCGCTGGCGTACCAGGCGTTTAATTTTGCCACGCTGGCGTTTGATAAAGCCCCGTCGCTGACCGGCAAGCCGAAGGCGGTGATCGTCGATCTGGATGAAACGATGATCGATAACAGCGCCTACAGCGCCTGGCAGGTGAAGGCGAACCAGCCGTTTGCCGATAAGAGCTGGTCACAGTGGACCCAGGCAAAACAGGCCACCGCCGTACCGGGCGCGGTGAATTTTGCTAACTACGTTAACAGCCACGGCGGCACCATGTTCTATGTCTCCAACCGCGACAGTAAAGATGCGGCGGCCACGGCGGCAAACCTGACCCAGCTGGGCTTCACCGGGGTGAACGATAAAACCCTGCGCCTGAAGAGCGACAGCTCAAACAAGCAGGCGCGATTTGATGCGATCAAGGCGGAAGGCTTCGACGTGGTGCTGTATATCGGCGACAACCTTAACGACTACGGTGCCGCGACCTGGCATCAGGGCAACGCCCAGCGTCGTGCTTTTGTGAACCAGAACAACCGCCTGTTCGGCACGCAGTTCATTATTCTGCCTAACCCGCTGTACGGCGACTGGGAAAGCGGATTGGGCGAAGGCTATAACAAGCTGACGCCAGAGCAGAAGCTGCAAACCCGTGACGCCAACCTCAAGGCGTGGAGCGGTAAATAA
- a CDS encoding NADPH-dependent 2,4-dienoyl-CoA reductase yields the protein MNTSLFSPLDLGFTQLKNRVLMGSMHTGLEEHPDGPRRLAAFYAERAAAGVALIVTGGIAPSAEGVVMAGASVLNHPDQLAHHRPVTDAVHQAGGKIALQILHAGRYSYQPSLVAPSPLQAPINPFKPHELNGDDILALIGDFAHCAALAKEAGYDGVEIMGSEGYLINQFLAARTNQRQDDWGGDDSRRMRFAVEIVKAVREAVGREFIIIFRLSMLDLVEQGNTLPQSIRLAKAIERAGASLINTGIGWHEARIPTIATSVPRGAFGWVTRELRQHLSIPLIATNRINHPDVAQALLDEGCADMISMARPFLADAQWVSKARAGHSDRINTCIGCNQACLDQIFAGRITSCLVNPRACHETEMPVTPTQNVKRLAVIGAGPAGLAFAVNAAARGHQVTLFDRAAEVGGQFNIARQIPGKEEFSETLRYYRRQLALTGVTLRLNEAASAEQLSEFDEIVLATGVTPRLPDIPGLDHPSVLSYLDVLRDKKPVGPRVALIGAGGIGFDTAEYLSQHGPSTSLDIAAFCQEWGIDRTLQQPGGLVPPVLPTAERQIWLLQRKPGKPGAGLGKTTGWIHRASLQMRAVKMWGGVQYLKIDDRGLHILRDGEPLLLAVDNVVICAGQEPNRQLEASLTRLGKPLHIIGGADVAMELDARRAIAQGTQLALSI from the coding sequence ATGAACACTTCCTTGTTCTCTCCGCTTGATTTGGGTTTTACCCAGTTGAAGAACCGCGTGCTGATGGGCTCCATGCATACCGGGCTGGAAGAGCACCCGGACGGACCGCGCCGTCTGGCCGCTTTCTATGCCGAGCGCGCGGCGGCGGGCGTGGCGCTGATTGTTACCGGCGGCATTGCGCCGTCGGCGGAAGGCGTGGTGATGGCCGGCGCGTCGGTGCTTAATCATCCGGACCAGCTGGCGCATCATCGCCCGGTCACCGATGCGGTGCATCAGGCCGGCGGCAAAATCGCGCTGCAAATTCTGCATGCCGGACGCTACAGCTATCAGCCTTCGCTGGTTGCCCCTTCGCCGCTGCAGGCCCCAATTAACCCGTTTAAGCCGCATGAGCTTAATGGCGACGATATTCTGGCGCTGATCGGCGACTTTGCGCACTGCGCCGCGCTGGCGAAAGAGGCCGGGTATGACGGCGTGGAGATCATGGGATCGGAAGGCTATCTGATTAACCAGTTTCTGGCTGCACGCACCAACCAGCGCCAGGACGACTGGGGCGGTGATGACAGCCGCCGTATGCGCTTTGCGGTGGAGATTGTTAAGGCGGTGCGGGAAGCGGTGGGCCGGGAATTTATCATTATCTTCCGCCTGTCGATGCTGGATTTGGTCGAACAGGGCAACACCCTGCCGCAGAGCATCCGGCTGGCGAAAGCCATTGAGCGCGCGGGTGCCAGCCTGATCAACACCGGCATCGGCTGGCACGAAGCGCGGATCCCCACCATCGCCACTTCGGTGCCGCGCGGCGCGTTTGGCTGGGTCACCCGGGAACTTCGCCAGCACCTGAGCATTCCGCTGATCGCCACTAACCGCATTAATCATCCTGACGTGGCGCAAGCCCTGCTGGATGAGGGCTGTGCGGATATGATTTCGATGGCGCGGCCGTTCCTCGCCGATGCGCAGTGGGTCAGCAAGGCCCGCGCCGGGCACAGCGACCGGATCAATACCTGTATCGGCTGTAATCAGGCCTGTCTGGATCAGATTTTCGCAGGACGTATCACCTCCTGCCTGGTGAATCCGCGCGCCTGCCATGAAACCGAGATGCCGGTTACGCCGACGCAGAACGTAAAACGGCTGGCGGTGATTGGCGCCGGTCCGGCGGGGCTGGCGTTTGCGGTCAATGCCGCCGCGCGTGGCCATCAGGTGACGCTGTTTGACCGCGCGGCTGAGGTTGGCGGCCAGTTCAATATTGCCCGGCAGATCCCTGGCAAAGAAGAGTTCAGCGAAACCCTGCGTTACTACCGTCGCCAGCTGGCGCTGACCGGCGTGACTCTGAGGCTGAATGAAGCGGCCAGCGCTGAGCAACTGAGCGAATTTGATGAGATCGTGCTGGCGACCGGCGTTACCCCGCGGCTGCCGGACATCCCCGGCCTGGATCACCCTTCCGTGCTCAGCTATCTGGACGTGTTGCGCGATAAAAAGCCGGTCGGCCCGCGCGTGGCGCTGATTGGCGCAGGCGGAATTGGTTTCGATACCGCCGAATACCTCAGCCAACACGGGCCGTCCACCAGCCTGGATATTGCCGCCTTTTGCCAGGAATGGGGCATCGATCGCACCCTGCAACAGCCCGGCGGACTGGTGCCGCCGGTGCTGCCGACGGCGGAACGGCAGATCTGGTTATTGCAGCGCAAGCCGGGCAAACCGGGGGCCGGACTGGGTAAAACCACCGGCTGGATCCATCGCGCCAGCCTGCAAATGCGGGCGGTGAAAATGTGGGGCGGCGTGCAGTATCTGAAGATTGATGACCGCGGCCTGCATATTCTGCGCGATGGCGAGCCGCTGCTGCTGGCAGTCGATAACGTGGTGATTTGCGCCGGTCAGGAGCCTAACCGTCAGCTGGAAGCCTCGCTCACCCGCCTGGGTAAGCCGCTGCATATTATTGGCGGAGCGGATGTGGCGATGGAGCTGGATGCCCGCCGCGCGATTGCGCAGGGCACCCAGCTGGCGCTGTCGATCTAA
- a CDS encoding aminotransferase-like domain-containing protein, which translates to MSENLTRIAMVMQDVRSKIAARNYLPGSRLPSVRAQAKTLGVSVSTVVEGYERLAAENVILARPGAGFFVSGPVAPLDLAQISPRLDRNIDPLWMSRQSLEADDSMLKPGCGWLPPSWMFEEGIRRAMRTLARSDASLLTDYATPLGHAGMRQFLARKLALEGVETEASRILLTESGTQAVDLICRFLLEPGDTVLVDDPCYFNFHALLKAHRVNVVGIPYTATGPDLTAFSQALQQHAPRLYLTNSGIQNPTGATLSPVTAHRLLKLADAANLVIIEDDIFADLEVTPAPRLAAFDGLSRVIFIGSFSKTVTASVRCGFITGRADWIESLTDFKIATNFSGGRMAAELLLTAMTDGGYRRHMETVRLRLAQAMTDTVAQLKPLGIIPWLVPQAGMFLWCQLPTGTDAAAVSRRCLQEGVVLAPGNTFSQLQNAGDFMRFNVSQCADKRIFDLLGRVLADSKPA; encoded by the coding sequence ATGTCGGAAAACCTCACGCGTATCGCGATGGTGATGCAGGACGTGCGCAGCAAAATTGCCGCCCGAAATTATCTGCCCGGCTCGCGGCTGCCGTCGGTTCGCGCCCAGGCGAAGACGCTGGGCGTGTCGGTATCGACCGTGGTGGAGGGCTATGAACGGTTGGCGGCGGAGAATGTGATTCTGGCAAGGCCCGGTGCCGGGTTTTTCGTCAGTGGCCCGGTGGCACCGCTGGATCTGGCGCAAATCAGCCCGCGACTCGACAGAAATATCGATCCGCTGTGGATGTCTCGTCAGTCGCTGGAAGCCGATGACAGTATGCTGAAGCCCGGCTGCGGCTGGCTTCCGCCCTCGTGGATGTTTGAAGAAGGCATCCGTCGGGCGATGCGCACGCTGGCGAGATCGGACGCCTCGCTGCTGACCGATTACGCCACGCCGCTGGGCCATGCGGGGATGCGCCAGTTTCTGGCGCGCAAGCTGGCGCTGGAAGGCGTTGAGACCGAAGCCAGCCGCATCCTGCTGACCGAATCCGGCACCCAGGCGGTCGATCTGATTTGCCGCTTCCTGTTGGAGCCGGGCGATACCGTGCTGGTGGACGATCCCTGCTACTTCAATTTCCATGCGCTGCTGAAGGCGCATCGGGTCAACGTCGTCGGCATTCCTTATACCGCCACCGGCCCGGATCTCACCGCCTTCAGTCAGGCGTTGCAGCAGCATGCGCCCAGGCTGTATCTGACCAACTCCGGTATCCAGAACCCCACCGGCGCCACGCTTTCTCCGGTCACGGCGCACCGGCTGCTGAAGCTGGCCGATGCGGCAAATCTGGTGATTATCGAGGATGATATTTTTGCCGATCTGGAGGTCACGCCCGCGCCACGACTGGCCGCGTTTGACGGACTGTCGCGGGTGATTTTTATCGGCAGCTTTTCAAAAACGGTTACCGCATCGGTGCGCTGTGGGTTTATCACCGGCCGCGCCGACTGGATTGAGAGCCTGACCGATTTCAAAATCGCCACCAACTTTAGCGGCGGTCGCATGGCGGCCGAACTGTTGCTGACCGCGATGACCGACGGCGGCTACCGGCGGCATATGGAAACCGTGCGGCTGCGGCTGGCGCAGGCGATGACCGACACCGTGGCGCAGCTCAAACCCCTTGGGATCATCCCCTGGCTGGTGCCGCAGGCCGGGATGTTTTTATGGTGCCAGCTGCCCACCGGCACCGATGCCGCCGCCGTCTCGCGCCGTTGCCTGCAGGAAGGGGTGGTGCTGGCGCCGGGCAATACCTTTAGCCAGCTGCAAAACGCGGGCGATTTTATGCGCTTTAACGTCTCCCAGTGCGCGGATAAGCGGATTTTTGACCTCCTTGGACGCGTGCTGGCGGACTCCAAACCGGCTTAA
- a CDS encoding DMT family transporter gives MNLKSNGWINGFIGMVIFAGSLPATRAAVADLDPVFLTCARATIAGLLGLALLMAFRQRRPAGQDIASLAIAAMGVVVGFPLLTALAVQHVSSAHSIVFLGLLPLCTATFAVLRGGERPRPAFWLFSLLGSAAVAGYALIGSAQGSLRGDICMLAAVIICGLGYAEGARLSRRLGGWQVICWALVLSLPVMLPATYLTRPDSFANVGLPAWLGFGYVSVFSMLIGFIFWYRGLSQGGIAAVSQLQLFQPFIALGLAALLLHETVSWSMLLVTLAAIVCVAGAKRFAV, from the coding sequence ATGAATCTGAAATCAAATGGCTGGATCAACGGTTTTATCGGCATGGTGATATTCGCCGGTTCGCTGCCGGCAACCCGCGCGGCGGTGGCCGATCTCGACCCGGTTTTCCTCACCTGTGCCCGCGCCACCATTGCCGGATTACTGGGGCTGGCGCTGCTGATGGCTTTCCGCCAGCGGCGGCCTGCAGGTCAGGATATCGCCTCGCTGGCGATCGCTGCGATGGGCGTGGTGGTGGGGTTCCCGCTGCTGACCGCGCTGGCGGTGCAGCATGTCTCTTCCGCCCATTCGATTGTGTTTCTCGGGCTGCTTCCGCTTTGTACCGCCACCTTTGCGGTGCTGCGCGGCGGCGAGCGTCCCCGTCCGGCGTTCTGGCTGTTCTCATTGCTTGGCAGCGCCGCCGTGGCGGGTTATGCGCTGATCGGCAGCGCGCAGGGATCGTTGCGTGGCGATATCTGCATGCTGGCGGCGGTGATTATCTGCGGTCTGGGCTATGCCGAAGGGGCGCGCTTATCACGCCGGCTCGGCGGCTGGCAGGTGATTTGCTGGGCGCTGGTGCTGTCGCTGCCGGTGATGCTGCCGGCGACATACCTGACGCGTCCCGATTCCTTTGCCAACGTTGGCCTGCCTGCGTGGCTCGGATTTGGTTACGTCTCGGTGTTCAGCATGCTGATTGGCTTTATCTTCTGGTATCGCGGCCTGTCGCAGGGTGGCATTGCGGCGGTCAGCCAGCTGCAGCTGTTTCAGCCCTTTATCGCGCTGGGCCTGGCCGCGCTGCTGCTGCACGAAACCGTCAGCTGGTCGATGCTGCTGGTGACCCTGGCCGCCATTGTCTGCGTGGCGGGCGCGAAGCGATTCGCGGTGTGA
- a CDS encoding gluconate:H+ symporter codes for MPVTIIAVGVILLLVLMIVFKVNGFIALVFVSAVVGVAEGMTPLAVVASIQKGIGGTLGSLAMILGFGAMLGRLVSDTGAAQRVATTLIAAFGKKHLQWALVVTGLIVGLAMFYEVGFVLLLPLVFTIVAAAQMPLLYVGVPMVAALSVTHCFLPPHPGPTAIATIFGANIGTTLLYGLIITIPTVIVAGPIFSRFLKSFEREPPEGLFNPKIFEEHEMPGFWISIFAAVIPVILMAIAAICELTMPKENALRQFFEFIGNPAVALFISVVVAVLTLGLRNGRKMEEVMEMCGSSIAAIAMIVFIIAGGGAFKQVLVDSGVGNYIADLMKGSSLSPLLMCWTVAAMLRVALGSATVAAITTAGIVTPIIAITHTDPALMVLAVGSGSVIASHVNDPGFWLFKGYFNLTVVETLKTWTVMETLISFLGLGGVLILNAIIH; via the coding sequence ATGCCTGTAACCATCATAGCGGTTGGTGTGATCCTGCTTCTGGTGCTGATGATCGTCTTCAAAGTGAATGGCTTTATTGCGTTGGTGTTTGTCTCGGCGGTGGTCGGCGTGGCGGAAGGCATGACGCCGCTGGCGGTGGTGGCCTCGATCCAAAAAGGCATCGGCGGCACGCTGGGCAGCCTGGCGATGATCCTCGGGTTTGGTGCCATGCTCGGCAGGCTGGTGTCCGATACCGGCGCGGCGCAGCGGGTGGCCACCACGCTGATAGCCGCCTTCGGTAAAAAGCATCTGCAATGGGCGCTGGTGGTCACCGGGCTGATTGTCGGTCTGGCGATGTTTTATGAAGTGGGCTTCGTGCTGTTACTGCCGCTGGTGTTTACCATCGTGGCGGCGGCGCAGATGCCGCTGCTGTACGTCGGCGTGCCGATGGTCGCCGCCCTGTCGGTGACCCACTGCTTCCTGCCGCCGCACCCGGGCCCGACGGCGATCGCCACCATCTTTGGCGCCAATATCGGCACCACGCTGCTGTACGGGCTGATCATCACCATTCCGACGGTGATCGTCGCCGGGCCGATTTTCTCCCGTTTCCTGAAAAGCTTCGAGCGCGAACCGCCGGAAGGCCTGTTCAATCCGAAGATCTTTGAAGAACACGAAATGCCGGGCTTCTGGATCAGCATCTTTGCGGCGGTGATCCCGGTGATCCTGATGGCCATCGCCGCGATCTGCGAGCTGACCATGCCGAAAGAGAATGCGCTGCGTCAGTTCTTTGAATTTATTGGTAATCCGGCCGTGGCGCTGTTTATCTCGGTCGTGGTGGCGGTGCTGACGCTGGGCCTGCGCAACGGCCGTAAGATGGAAGAGGTGATGGAGATGTGCGGCAGCTCGATTGCCGCCATCGCCATGATTGTCTTTATCATCGCCGGCGGCGGGGCGTTCAAGCAGGTGCTGGTCGACAGCGGCGTTGGCAACTATATCGCTGACCTGATGAAAGGCTCGTCGCTGTCGCCGTTGCTGATGTGCTGGACCGTGGCGGCAATGCTGCGCGTGGCGCTGGGGTCGGCCACCGTGGCGGCGATCACCACCGCCGGGATCGTTACGCCGATTATCGCCATCACCCATACCGATCCTGCGCTGATGGTGCTGGCGGTGGGATCCGGCAGCGTGATCGCCTCGCACGTCAACGATCCGGGCTTCTGGCTGTTTAAGGGCTACTTCAATCTGACCGTGGTGGAAACGCTGAAAACCTGGACGGTGATGGAAACGCTGATCTCGTTCCTCGGCCTCGGCGGGGTGTTGATCCTCAACGCCATTATTCACTGA
- the rlmG gene encoding 23S rRNA (guanine(1835)-N(2))-methyltransferase RlmG translates to MSQLELSHRTLTLHRFPQTREESPLQAWDAADEYLLQHMADIQTNGPVFLFNDTFGTLACGLYGEELYSISDSVMCELATRQNLNENAMDEGDVKFINSLAPLTITPAVVLIKIPKTLALLEHQLRSLRSVVTPETKIIAAGKAKDIHTSTLNLFERVLGVTKTSLAVKKARLIFCEPTLPALADAPMTSIWPLDDTQYEIHNHANVFSRSGLDVGARFFMANLPEGIEGEIADLGCGNGVIGLTALDQNPAAEVHFIDESWMAVASSEMNVEVNRPDDLDRCHFSVNHSLAGFPSNTFHAVLCNPPFHQQNTLTDYIAWQMMRDSYRCLQEGGELRVVGNRHLDYYRKMKKLFGNCTTVASNQKFVILRSVKMR, encoded by the coding sequence ATGAGCCAACTCGAACTGAGCCACCGCACGCTGACGCTGCACCGTTTCCCCCAGACGCGCGAAGAGAGCCCGTTACAGGCCTGGGATGCTGCCGATGAATATTTGCTGCAACATATGGCCGATATTCAGACCAATGGCCCCGTTTTCCTGTTCAACGACACCTTTGGCACGCTGGCATGCGGACTGTACGGTGAAGAGCTTTACAGCATCAGCGACTCGGTGATGTGCGAGCTGGCCACGCGTCAGAACCTGAATGAAAACGCGATGGACGAAGGGGACGTGAAGTTTATCAACAGCCTCGCGCCGCTGACCATCACCCCTGCCGTGGTGCTGATCAAGATCCCTAAAACGCTGGCGCTATTAGAGCATCAGTTACGCTCACTGCGCAGCGTGGTCACGCCTGAAACGAAAATTATTGCCGCAGGCAAAGCGAAAGACATTCACACCTCCACGCTGAACCTGTTTGAACGCGTGCTGGGCGTCACCAAAACCTCGCTGGCGGTGAAAAAAGCGCGTCTGATCTTCTGTGAACCGACGCTGCCGGCGCTGGCCGATGCGCCAATGACCTCGATCTGGCCGCTGGACGACACGCAGTACGAAATCCACAACCATGCCAACGTGTTTTCCCGCAGCGGTCTGGATGTGGGCGCGCGCTTCTTTATGGCGAACCTGCCAGAAGGAATTGAAGGCGAGATTGCCGATTTGGGCTGCGGTAACGGCGTCATTGGCCTGACCGCGCTGGATCAGAACCCGGCTGCTGAAGTGCACTTTATCGATGAATCCTGGATGGCGGTCGCCTCCAGCGAGATGAACGTGGAAGTGAACCGCCCGGATGATCTGGATCGCTGCCACTTCTCGGTGAACCATTCACTGGCGGGCTTCCCGTCGAATACCTTCCATGCGGTGCTGTGCAATCCGCCGTTCCATCAGCAGAACACGCTGACCGACTACATTGCCTGGCAGATGATGCGTGATTCCTATCGCTGTCTGCAGGAAGGCGGCGAGCTGCGCGTGGTGGGTAACCGCCATCTGGACTACTACCGCAAAATGAAGAAGCTGTTTGGCAACTGCACCACCGTGGCCTCTAACCAGAAGTTCGTGATCCTGCGTTCGGTGAAGATGCGCTAG
- a CDS encoding polyphenol oxidase family protein, which yields MPQPYRSPLLSSLSWLDHAFLPAGERPPEESIYNHQRHSPNVVLDTEALPVKSQQADGLIGTGTRPVAVYTADCLPILIADTRHKQVAAVHAGLNGALGGVLINTLRRLCERGATPDSLMMAIGPAICPCCYELGDERIAGIQQENPHDLAGLIAFSTVQPVNRDAVRAQAKGTTGGVWFDLPLLAKRMAMREGVPEAQIELSEICTYCMAEAQASYRRNSHFDHGYQQRFSWIRRQD from the coding sequence ATGCCGCAACCCTATCGCTCTCCCCTGCTCTCTTCGCTGAGCTGGCTCGATCACGCTTTTCTGCCCGCCGGTGAGCGTCCGCCGGAAGAGAGCATCTATAACCATCAGCGTCACAGCCCCAACGTGGTGCTGGACACCGAAGCGCTGCCGGTCAAAAGCCAGCAGGCGGACGGATTGATTGGCACCGGCACGCGGCCGGTCGCGGTGTATACCGCCGACTGCCTGCCGATCCTGATTGCCGATACCCGACACAAGCAGGTTGCCGCCGTCCATGCCGGACTGAACGGCGCGCTGGGCGGCGTGTTGATCAATACCCTGCGACGCCTGTGTGAACGCGGCGCCACGCCGGACAGCCTGATGATGGCCATTGGTCCGGCAATCTGTCCCTGCTGCTATGAGCTGGGTGACGAACGCATTGCGGGCATCCAGCAGGAGAACCCTCATGATCTCGCCGGGCTGATCGCCTTCTCAACCGTGCAGCCGGTTAACCGCGATGCGGTTCGCGCACAGGCGAAAGGCACCACCGGTGGAGTGTGGTTTGATCTGCCGCTGCTGGCTAAGAGGATGGCGATGCGTGAAGGGGTGCCGGAAGCACAGATTGAACTGAGCGAAATATGCACTTACTGCATGGCGGAAGCGCAGGCCAGCTACCGCCGCAACAGCCACTTCGATCACGGCTATCAGCAGCGTTTTTCGTGGATCCGCAGGCAGGATTAA